From Qipengyuania soli:
TGAAGAGCTCAGCGTCGGATGCGACTGGCAAGGCCAAGGCGCCGGTGCCTTGCTCCTGTCGGCATTGTGTATCGATGCGAGAGCTTCGGGATTCCAGGCGGTCACTCTCGAGACTTTCTGCGAGGTGCCTTGGAACCGCCCGTTCTATGGCCGACGGGGGTTCGAAGTTGTGGAGGATCTCGCCGCGCATCCCCGATTGAAGGAAGATCTCTATCGCAAGATCTCCGCTGGCATGCCTGCACACGTCCGTTGCGCAATGATCAAATTCCTCACCTGAGCGGGAACCCTCGCCAGCCATTGAGCATTGATGCCACAATGTTGCCACAAAGGAGACATGGCATGAAGAAGTTCGCTCTACCCGCCCTCGCCGCCGCACTGAGCCTTGCGGCGTGCGACAGCGCCGATGCGCCCGCGACCGACGATACCGCAGCGACCACCGAGGCCGGTGACACCACTGTGATCACTCCGACCGCGACCGAAACCGTCGTCGCAGATCCCGGCACCAGCGCCACCGTGAACACCACCGATGGCACCAGCGTGACGGTCGATGGCAAGGATGTCGATGCGACCGTCAGCGAAGACGGCGTGCAGGCCAAGATCAACGTCGACTAAGACGCTCGCGGACTGTCGTTCCGCGCAAAAATTCAGGGCCGCTCCCGCATCTCGCCGGGAGCGGCCCTTTTGCTTTGTTCGAGCGTTTCCTTGGCTCAGCCGCGCGGGCGCATCGTGCTCCGCGCGATCCGGGCGACCAGGACCCCCATGCCCTTGTGGTTCGCCCCGTCATAAGTCGAACCAGCCCCCAGTTCCCTCACCAGGCGACGATGCGCCTCGGGCAGCGAGTGATAGGGCATTGACGGCATGAGGTGGTGCAAAGCGTGATAACGCAGGCCGACCGGGGCCCAGATCTCCGCAATCGCGCCAGGAGGAGGAACGTTCACGGAATCAAGAAACTGCGCCGTCACGGTCATCGCCTCGCCCTCGTTCTCCCACAAATGCGCGACAAGTGTGCGCAGTTGGTTGAGGACCGCAGTGACCGACACGACGGACAGCGTGACCAACAGCGGACGCCAGCCCCACAGGAAAACGCTGCCGATGAGCAGCCACGACCAGATGAAGCTCGCCAGCTCGAGCCGCAGGACATAGGCGCGGAATTCGCCGTCAGCAGCCTTGCGGCGGAAGTCGGGGTTGATCGCGAGCGCGGAAAAGCGCTCCCACGTCAGGCGGCGGATCGGCGGAATTACCAGACCCAGCGGCAGCAGGACCGCGCAACGGAAAAGCAGCGCGACGGGAGCCAGCAGCGCGACCAGCACGAATAGCGGCAGGCTCCATGGCTTCATCAGCGCGAGAGGAAGGTACTCCGGATCCTCGATCGTGCCATATTGGGTGCGCTTGTGGTGCAGGGTATGCACGTTCTCGTACATGAAAGATGGCATCAGCATGGGAATGCCGACCATCAGGTTCCACGCGGTCCGGAAGCCGGGCAGCGGATTGCCGCGAAAATGCGAGATTTCGTGGATGAACAGCAGCGCACGGTAGAGCGTCAGCGAGGAAATCAGGCCGAGCAGGATCGCCAACGGCGGACTGTCGACGAGGATCGCCCCGGCAAGCGAAGCATAGCCGACCAGCGCCGAGCCGATCATGTCGGGCCAGTAGACGGCGGCGCGATGGTTCTCGATGTCCTTGGTTAGATCGCGCGCGGCGCGCAGCATCGCCTTGTCATCGGGCATCTGCGCGTGCCAGTTCGCCCCGGCCTCGCGGCGGGCGACAAAGTCGTCGGATGGCATCGTCGGATGAGCGGTCATTGCAAATTTTCCTTGGGGGTGGCCCTAACGCATTCGGGGCCGGGAATACAGCGCGCGGTGTCGATCATAGTGATCGCCCTGGCCCGCGCCGCCGGGTGTTTCCTTGACAAAGATCATTATGCACACAACGGGCTAACCCAGGCTGAACAGGAAAGGCGCACCGCGTGGCTGGCAACGAGATAAGTATCGAGCCCATCGGCAGCAAGAAGGACCGTGCGCGTTTCGTGGACCTGGGCCGCGCCTTCGCAGCGCGTGAACCGCATTCGGTACCCCAGCTACGCTCTGAACAGCTCGAACTGGTCGACCCCGATCGCAATCCGTTCTTCGGGCACGCCAGTCACCAGTTCTTCATCGCCACACGCGACGGGAAGGATGTTGGCAGGATCTCGGCCCATATCGATCACTTGGCGCTTGAACTGCCTCCCGAACAAGGCATGGGCCCCGGAACCGGAATGTTCGGCTATTTCGACGCCGAAGACGAAGAGGTTGCCAAGGCCCTGCTTGCCGCCGCCGAGGAATGGCTCCGCGGTCAGGGCATGACCCATGTGCTTGGCCCGATCTCAATGTCGATCTGGGAAGAGCCGGGCCTGCTGGTCAAAGGCCAGGACCACCCGCCGACGATCATGATGGGACATCATCCCGCCCACTACCAGGGGTGGATCGAAGGCGCCGGCTATGAGCCGGCGAAGACCTTGCTCACCTACGATCTCGATATCCAGAAGGGATTCCCGCCGCTGATCCAGCGGATCGTCCAGTCGGGCGAACGCAATGCACGGATCAACGTGCGCCATGTCGATCTCAAGCGCTGGGACGAGGAGGTCGCAGTCGTGCTCGGCATTCTCAACGATGCCTGGTCGTCGAACTGGGGTTTCGTGCCCTTCACCCCCGAAGAGATCGCATACGCGGGGAAGAAGCTGAAACCGCTGATCCATCGCAGGCTCAACATGATCGCCGAGGTTGATGGCCGGCCGGTGGCTTTCATGCTGACCTTTCCCGACGTCAACGGCGTGTTGAAGAAGATTGACGGCAAGATGTTCCCCTTTGGCTGGATTTCGCTTCTCAAGTGGATGCGCAAGCCGGCGGGCACGATCATGCGCGTACCGTTGATGGGGGTGCTCAAGGAGCTGCACAATTCGCGCCTCGCGAGCCAACTTGCCTTCATGATGATCGAGAATATCCGCCAGAATGCCGTCGAATGGCTGGGTTCGACCCGCGGCGAGATCGGCTGGATCCTGGACGACAATCAGGGAATGAACGCGATCGCGGATGCCATCGAAAGCAAGGTGAACCGCGAGTACATCATCTATCGCAGGCAGCTCTAGGCAGTTTTGGACTTGGCGCTGTGGCGCCGGGGCAACTGCGCGGAAAATTGCAGTGCTGATTGGAACCGGCTGACTCGATGAACCGTTGGACTGGCCGAGGACACCCGCTCCTCGGTCATTGGACGCCATGAACAAGACACGCTCGAAATCGAAGTCGGATCCCCTACCGCAACGCGTTCTCATCGTAGAGGACGATGCGGTGCTCGGGCTTTCGATCGAACAGGCGCTTGAAGACGCAGGTGTCTCTGATGTGCGGATCTGCCCGACCACCGATGCAGCGCTTGCAGCCTTGCGCAACCAGGCACCCGACGCGATCGTGCTGGATGTGCATCTGGCAGATCGTGACGATGGCTGGGCCATCGCAGAACTTGTCCAAACCCTTGGCCCGCAGGCACCGCGGATCATTTTTTCGACCGGTATGCCGCAAGACATCCCGACCGACATCGCTGCGCAGGGTTGTGTGCTTGTGAAGCCATACGATGCCATAACGCTCGTGGACTTGTTGCGTGAACCCAAGCGGCGCGGGATAATTTCGCGCCTTCGTGGCGCTCTTAGCTAAACCACCTAGACTCTAGCCGATGCCGCCAGCGGTTCCATGCCGTTGGCGCTCCAACTCTAGATGTAATTGCACCTCGCCATGTCGAGAAAAAAGGCCTCCATCGGTATTCCGATGGAGGCCTTTCGGGATCGTATCACCAGCCGCTTGGACGGGAGGGGGGGTCTCGGCGGTGACATAGGATAAATGCTCGTCCTGAATGGCGGTTCCCACCTTCGCCAAAAATATTTCGATTGCCACGGAGAGCCCGGAATTATCCTGTTAAATGAAGGGCCTGAGCTTTTCGAGATGCCTGTCAAACTGGGCAAATTCACATGCCTTGTCCATGTCGGGGACCGTAATCTCGCGGTTCTTCCAGATGACCAGACCTTCGCGTTCCAATTGCCGCACGGTTCGGTTGGTGTGGACCAGCGAGAGGCCAAGCATGTCGGCAATCTGGTTCTGCGTGATCGACAGATGGAGTATGTTGTCGTTCGAGGACACCCCTGTGGCCAAGGCCCGGTCCAGGAGCCAGACGGCCAGATAAGTCAGGCGCTCGCGCGCGCTGCGCTGGCCAAGCGCGACAATGTGTTCCTCAAGCGCACGTTCTTCCTTCGCGGCCAGCCACACGAGGTCATAGCCCAGTCGCGGGTGTTCTCCGATCAATGTCGCAAATTCGCCGCGCTTGAACACACAGAGTCGGGAATCGAGCAGCGTCTCGATCGTATGGCTTGCAGGCTCCTCGAACGCGCCCTGAAGCCCTGCCAGATCACCGGGGAACATGAAGTTGACGATCTGGCGCCTTCCGTCCTCCAGTGTCCGATAGCGCATCAGAACGCCGTCCAGGACAGTGTATAGATGCTTCGACTCTGTTTCCTGCTCGATCAGTACTTCCGACCGGTCCAGCCTGACCTCTCCCGCCTTGAATTCCTCCATGTAGGCGAGCTGCCGCGAATCCAGCGGTCGTAAGCCTGGGCAGTTCTGTAACGGGCATTGTCGGCAGGGTACGGGATCGGCCACCGTGTGCATGCGAAGTCTCCCCTCTTCACCCCGCGACCGTCGGGCGGATGGTAACATTTGTCAAACGCCCAATTTTCACATCGTATCCTGCGGAACCAACCGGCAAGCGATACGTTCAATGCGCGCACCTAATGGAAGGGGTCAGAATGTCGCTTGGTGACCAGATAGCCAAAAATCTCCCGTATCTCCGTCGTTACGCCCGCGCGCTTACCGGTTCGCAGGCAACAGGGGATGCCTTTGTTCGGGCCACGCTTGAGGCGGCCTTGGCGGACGAACAGCTGAAAAAATCGCTCGAAGGTGGCCGCGTGCCCCTATACCGCGCCTTCAACAAGGTTTGGTCGAGCGCTTATCTCGATGTGCCAGAGACAGTTGGCGGACTCGATCACGAGACTGCCGCACAGGACCGCCTCAAGTCCATTACACCGCTTAACCGGCAGGCCCTGCTGCTGACCACGCTCGAGGATTTCTCGGTCGAACAGGCAGCGGACATCATGGATATGGCCCCCGACGATATCGAACGGCTGGTGCAGGAGGCCGTGACCGAGATTGATCGCGAGTCCGCAACGAGCGTCCTGATTATCGAGGACGAACCGCTTATTTCCATGCAGCTGGAAGACCTTGTCTCTTCGCTGGGCCACGAAGTCTGCGGCACTGCGGCGACGCGGACCCAGGCGCAGGAAGTTGTCGCCGAGAAGACGCCCGGCCTTGTGCTTGCTGATATCCAGCTGGCCGATGGCTCTTCGGGGCTTGATGCCGTGGATGACATCCTCGCGATCAGCAGTGTACCCGTGATCTTCATTACGGCCTATCCAGAGCGACTGCTGACTGGGGATCGTCCGGAACCGACCTACCTCGTGACCAAGCCGTTCCAGGAACAGACTGTAAGGGCAGCGATCAGCCAGGCACTCTTCTTTGGTTCAAGCCGACCGCTGGGTTGATCTAGCAAAAGCAAACAAGGTGGGGCCTGCCGGCGACGGCGGGCCCTTTTTTGTCG
This genomic window contains:
- a CDS encoding GNAT family N-acetyltransferase — its product is MIDWRIRLARPGDGAAMSEIEASAAHLFEQYEEFDDLVIGAARTPQQFESIIRKGRSLVAELDGRIIGLAAAVPFSRELHLEELSVGCDWQGQGAGALLLSALCIDARASGFQAVTLETFCEVPWNRPFYGRRGFEVVEDLAAHPRLKEDLYRKISAGMPAHVRCAMIKFLT
- a CDS encoding fatty acid desaturase family protein, whose product is MTAHPTMPSDDFVARREAGANWHAQMPDDKAMLRAARDLTKDIENHRAAVYWPDMIGSALVGYASLAGAILVDSPPLAILLGLISSLTLYRALLFIHEISHFRGNPLPGFRTAWNLMVGIPMLMPSFMYENVHTLHHKRTQYGTIEDPEYLPLALMKPWSLPLFVLVALLAPVALLFRCAVLLPLGLVIPPIRRLTWERFSALAINPDFRRKAADGEFRAYVLRLELASFIWSWLLIGSVFLWGWRPLLVTLSVVSVTAVLNQLRTLVAHLWENEGEAMTVTAQFLDSVNVPPPGAIAEIWAPVGLRYHALHHLMPSMPYHSLPEAHRRLVRELGAGSTYDGANHKGMGVLVARIARSTMRPRG
- a CDS encoding N-acetyltransferase: MAGNEISIEPIGSKKDRARFVDLGRAFAAREPHSVPQLRSEQLELVDPDRNPFFGHASHQFFIATRDGKDVGRISAHIDHLALELPPEQGMGPGTGMFGYFDAEDEEVAKALLAAAEEWLRGQGMTHVLGPISMSIWEEPGLLVKGQDHPPTIMMGHHPAHYQGWIEGAGYEPAKTLLTYDLDIQKGFPPLIQRIVQSGERNARINVRHVDLKRWDEEVAVVLGILNDAWSSNWGFVPFTPEEIAYAGKKLKPLIHRRLNMIAEVDGRPVAFMLTFPDVNGVLKKIDGKMFPFGWISLLKWMRKPAGTIMRVPLMGVLKELHNSRLASQLAFMMIENIRQNAVEWLGSTRGEIGWILDDNQGMNAIADAIESKVNREYIIYRRQL
- a CDS encoding response regulator, which translates into the protein MNKTRSKSKSDPLPQRVLIVEDDAVLGLSIEQALEDAGVSDVRICPTTDAALAALRNQAPDAIVLDVHLADRDDGWAIAELVQTLGPQAPRIIFSTGMPQDIPTDIAAQGCVLVKPYDAITLVDLLREPKRRGIISRLRGALS
- a CDS encoding Crp/Fnr family transcriptional regulator translates to MHTVADPVPCRQCPLQNCPGLRPLDSRQLAYMEEFKAGEVRLDRSEVLIEQETESKHLYTVLDGVLMRYRTLEDGRRQIVNFMFPGDLAGLQGAFEEPASHTIETLLDSRLCVFKRGEFATLIGEHPRLGYDLVWLAAKEERALEEHIVALGQRSARERLTYLAVWLLDRALATGVSSNDNILHLSITQNQIADMLGLSLVHTNRTVRQLEREGLVIWKNREITVPDMDKACEFAQFDRHLEKLRPFI
- a CDS encoding response regulator, encoding MSLGDQIAKNLPYLRRYARALTGSQATGDAFVRATLEAALADEQLKKSLEGGRVPLYRAFNKVWSSAYLDVPETVGGLDHETAAQDRLKSITPLNRQALLLTTLEDFSVEQAADIMDMAPDDIERLVQEAVTEIDRESATSVLIIEDEPLISMQLEDLVSSLGHEVCGTAATRTQAQEVVAEKTPGLVLADIQLADGSSGLDAVDDILAISSVPVIFITAYPERLLTGDRPEPTYLVTKPFQEQTVRAAISQALFFGSSRPLG